The following proteins are co-located in the Vigna unguiculata cultivar IT97K-499-35 chromosome 9, ASM411807v1, whole genome shotgun sequence genome:
- the LOC114162531 gene encoding uncharacterized protein LOC114162531 isoform X2 gives MSFGSSLLSHPHSVRFLFNNTGNSRFKAAAEVPDFLSEDWFKSRKKRPFGPRLDFSAEDAVHYQLEALKYNDQPRQDYGIEVMYRFAGFDPFERSTYFGPFFDLGQFERFRRIFHHSTYRVLLGHKERKIMSTLFVEERVWIRGSRPEEEEIFQFTMVQQYLAEGWWMLGWLLVDRISASRHGYIFWRISLLRIV, from the exons ATGTCGTTTGGATCGTCTCTCTTGTCGCATCCGCATTCCGTTCGATTCTTGTTCAATAACACCGGAAACTCTCGCTTCAAAGCCGCTGCCGAAGTTCCCGATTTCCTCTCCGAGGATTG GTTCAAATCTCGCAAGAAAAGACCCTTCGGTCCACGATTAGAT TTTAGTGCAGAAGATGCTGTGCATTACCAGCTCGAAGCCTTGAAGTATAACGACCAACCTCGTCAAGACTATGGAATCGAGGTTATGTACAGGTTCGCCGGATTTGATCCTTTTGAAAGGTCTACCTATTTTGGGCCTTTCTTTGATTTGGGCCAG TTTGAAAGGTTTAGGCGTATTTTTCACCACTCTACTTATCGAGTATTGCTAGGTCACAAGGAGAGAAAGATCATGAGCACTTTGTTTGTCGAGGAG CGGGTTTGGATTCGTGGAAGTCGACCGGAGGAAGAGGAGATATTTCAATTTACAATGGTTCAG CAGTATTTAGCTG AGGGTTGGTGGATGCTGGGATGGTTACTGGTTGACAGAATCTCTGCTTCACGACACGGATACATTTTCTGGCGGATTAGCTTATTAAGAATCGTCTAA
- the LOC114162531 gene encoding uncharacterized protein LOC114162531 isoform X1, which produces MSFGSSLLSHPHSVRFLFNNTGNSRFKAAAEVPDFLSEDWFKSRKKRPFGPRLDFSAEDAVHYQLEALKYNDQPRQDYGIEVMYRFAGFDPFERSTYFGPFFDLGQFERFRRIFHHSTYRVLLGHKERKIMSTLFVEENKYKQRVWIRGSRPEEEEIFQFTMVQQYLAEGWWMLGWLLVDRISASRHGYIFWRISLLRIV; this is translated from the exons ATGTCGTTTGGATCGTCTCTCTTGTCGCATCCGCATTCCGTTCGATTCTTGTTCAATAACACCGGAAACTCTCGCTTCAAAGCCGCTGCCGAAGTTCCCGATTTCCTCTCCGAGGATTG GTTCAAATCTCGCAAGAAAAGACCCTTCGGTCCACGATTAGAT TTTAGTGCAGAAGATGCTGTGCATTACCAGCTCGAAGCCTTGAAGTATAACGACCAACCTCGTCAAGACTATGGAATCGAGGTTATGTACAGGTTCGCCGGATTTGATCCTTTTGAAAGGTCTACCTATTTTGGGCCTTTCTTTGATTTGGGCCAG TTTGAAAGGTTTAGGCGTATTTTTCACCACTCTACTTATCGAGTATTGCTAGGTCACAAGGAGAGAAAGATCATGAGCACTTTGTTTGTCGAGGAG AACAAATACAAGCAGCGGGTTTGGATTCGTGGAAGTCGACCGGAGGAAGAGGAGATATTTCAATTTACAATGGTTCAG CAGTATTTAGCTG AGGGTTGGTGGATGCTGGGATGGTTACTGGTTGACAGAATCTCTGCTTCACGACACGGATACATTTTCTGGCGGATTAGCTTATTAAGAATCGTCTAA
- the LOC114162531 gene encoding uncharacterized protein LOC114162531 isoform X4: protein MSFGSSLLSHPHSVRFLFNNTGNSRFKAAAEVPDFLSEDWFKSRKKRPFGPRLDFSAEDAVHYQLEALKYNDQPRQDYGIEVMYRFAGFDPFERSTYFGPFFDLGQFERFRRIFHHSTYRVLLGHKERKIMSTLFVEERVWIRGSRPEEEEIFQFTMVQRVGGCWDGYWLTESLLHDTDTFSGGLAY, encoded by the exons ATGTCGTTTGGATCGTCTCTCTTGTCGCATCCGCATTCCGTTCGATTCTTGTTCAATAACACCGGAAACTCTCGCTTCAAAGCCGCTGCCGAAGTTCCCGATTTCCTCTCCGAGGATTG GTTCAAATCTCGCAAGAAAAGACCCTTCGGTCCACGATTAGAT TTTAGTGCAGAAGATGCTGTGCATTACCAGCTCGAAGCCTTGAAGTATAACGACCAACCTCGTCAAGACTATGGAATCGAGGTTATGTACAGGTTCGCCGGATTTGATCCTTTTGAAAGGTCTACCTATTTTGGGCCTTTCTTTGATTTGGGCCAG TTTGAAAGGTTTAGGCGTATTTTTCACCACTCTACTTATCGAGTATTGCTAGGTCACAAGGAGAGAAAGATCATGAGCACTTTGTTTGTCGAGGAG CGGGTTTGGATTCGTGGAAGTCGACCGGAGGAAGAGGAGATATTTCAATTTACAATGGTTCAG AGGGTTGGTGGATGCTGGGATGGTTACTGGTTGACAGAATCTCTGCTTCACGACACGGATACATTTTCTGGCGGATTAGCTTATTAA
- the LOC114162531 gene encoding uncharacterized protein LOC114162531 isoform X3, with protein sequence MSFGSSLLSHPHSVRFLFNNTGNSRFKAAAEVPDFLSEDWFKSRKKRPFGPRLDFSAEDAVHYQLEALKYNDQPRQDYGIEVMYRFAGFDPFERSTYFGPFFDLGQFERFRRIFHHSTYRVLLGHKERKIMSTLFVEENKYKQRVWIRGSRPEEEEIFQFTMVQRVGGCWDGYWLTESLLHDTDTFSGGLAY encoded by the exons ATGTCGTTTGGATCGTCTCTCTTGTCGCATCCGCATTCCGTTCGATTCTTGTTCAATAACACCGGAAACTCTCGCTTCAAAGCCGCTGCCGAAGTTCCCGATTTCCTCTCCGAGGATTG GTTCAAATCTCGCAAGAAAAGACCCTTCGGTCCACGATTAGAT TTTAGTGCAGAAGATGCTGTGCATTACCAGCTCGAAGCCTTGAAGTATAACGACCAACCTCGTCAAGACTATGGAATCGAGGTTATGTACAGGTTCGCCGGATTTGATCCTTTTGAAAGGTCTACCTATTTTGGGCCTTTCTTTGATTTGGGCCAG TTTGAAAGGTTTAGGCGTATTTTTCACCACTCTACTTATCGAGTATTGCTAGGTCACAAGGAGAGAAAGATCATGAGCACTTTGTTTGTCGAGGAG AACAAATACAAGCAGCGGGTTTGGATTCGTGGAAGTCGACCGGAGGAAGAGGAGATATTTCAATTTACAATGGTTCAG AGGGTTGGTGGATGCTGGGATGGTTACTGGTTGACAGAATCTCTGCTTCACGACACGGATACATTTTCTGGCGGATTAGCTTATTAA
- the LOC114164523 gene encoding EG45-like domain containing protein 2, producing the protein MQHQCLLLSPFASSSALFLSSLFLRHSLADVGTAAHYGPPFLPSACYGRDASQFPSNNFFGAVGEGLWDNGAACGRQYQVRCISAAVRRTCIPGQMIQIKIVDRAQSSVSRPSLAGTTLVLSSRAFQVIANASAPFINVEYQQV; encoded by the exons ATGCAGCATCAATGTCTTCTACTCTCTCCCTTCGCTTCATCCTCTGCACTCTTCCTCTCCTCACTCTTCCTCCGCCACTCTCTCGCTGACGTCGGCACTGCTGCACACTATGGCCCTCCCTTTCTGC CCAGTGCATGTTACGGCAGAGACGCGTCGCAGTTTCCGTCGAATAACTTCTTTGGTGCCGTCGGCGAGGGTTTATGGGACAATGGCGCCGCATGTGGGAGGCAGTATCAGGTGCGGTGCATCAGCGCTGCGGTTCGCAGAACTTGCATTCCTGGCCAGATGATTCAGATCAAGATCGTTGATCGAGCGCAATCATCGGTTTCTAGGCCTTCTTTAGCTGGAACTACGTTGGTCCTCTCCTCCAGGGCCTTTCAGGTCATCGCCAACGCTTCTGCACCTTTCATTAACGTAGAATACCAACA GGTTTGA
- the LOC114163967 gene encoding probable 1-deoxy-D-xylulose-5-phosphate synthase, chloroplastic, giving the protein MAATPSSTYPFGVPFHSLGRRVDCSTSLFPLHVELSTISVSPRSTSKGLVDRVCAQLDSDDYYWEKVPTPILDNVENPLCLKNLSIKELKQLAVEIRSDLSSIMLRTQISAKASMAVVELTVAIHYVFNAPVDRILWDVGDQTYAHKILTGRRSLMTTVKRKNGLSGFTSRFESEYDAFGAGHGCNSISAGLGMAVARDIKGRQERVVAVISNWTTMAGQAYEAMSNAGYLDSNMVVILNDSRHSLLPKIEEGPKTSVNALSSTLSKLQSSKSFRRFREAAKGVTKRIGMHELAAKVDEYARGMIGPQGSTLFEELGLYYIGPVDGHNIEDLICVLQEVASLDSMGPVLVHVITDENQGDENNQKSHITDRQQDGGISFDPFKYDSSDNVVRPQTYGDCFVETLVAEAEKDKDIVVVHAGIAMESSLELFQGKFPDRIFDVGMAEQHAVTFASGLACGGLKPFCIIPSSFLQRAYDQVIHDVDQQRIPVRFVITSAGLVGSDGPLQCGAFDITFMSCLPNMIVMAPSDEVELTHMVATATRINDQPVCFRYPRGALVGKGYTGGDGVPIKIGRGRVLVEGKDVAFLGYGSMVQNCLKAHSLLAKLGIEVTVADARFCKPLDIKLLRQLCKHHSFLITVEEGSIGGFGSHVAEFIAVNGLLDGRIKWRPIVLPDRYIEHASPNEQLDQAGLSGHHIAATALSLLGRTREALQFMCSS; this is encoded by the exons ATGGCTGCTACTCCTTCTTCTACATACCCTTTCGGAGTTCCTTTCCACTCCCTGGGTAGAAGAGTGGATTGCTCAACCTCCCTGTTCCCCCTCCACGTCGAACTCTCTACAATTTCTGTGTCCCCTCGTTCTACTTCGAAG GGATTAGTTGATCGAGTATGTGCACAGCTAGATAGTGATGATTACTACTGGGAGAAAGTTCCAACACCCATTCTTGATAATGTTGAAAACCCTCTTTGCTTGAAGAACTTATCTATTAAG GAACTGAAACAACTAGCAGTTGAAATCCGTTCAGATTTGTCTTCTATTATGTTACGTACACAAATATCAGCTAAAGCAAGTATGGCAGTGGTGGAACTGACAGTTGCAATACATTATGTTTTCAATGCTCCAGTAGACAGAATATTGTGGGATGTTGGGGATCAA ACATATGCACATAAGATTCTTACAGGAAGGCGATCTCTCATGACAACAGTGAAAAGAAAGAACGGTCTTTCTGGTTTTACTTCCCGATTTGAGAGTGAATATGATGCATTTGGTGCAGGTCATGGATGCAACAGTATTTCTGCTGGACTTG GTATGGCAGTTGCCCGGGATATTAAGGGCAGGCAAGAACGTGTAGTTGCAGTTATCAGCAATTGGACTACTATGGCTGGTCAGGCATATGAGGCAATGAGCAATGCAGGATACTTAGACTCAAATATGGTTGTGATTTTGAATGATAGTCGTCACTCTTTACTTCCAAAAATTGAGGAGGGCCCAAAGACATCTGTCAATGCCCTATCTAGTACCCTGAGCAAGCTCCAGTCCAGTAAATCTTTCCGAAGATTTAGAGAAGCTGCCAAG GGTGTTACTAAACGAATTGGTATGCATGAGTTGGCAGCTAAAGTTGATGAATATGCTCGTGGTATGATAGGTCCTCAAGGTTCTACTCTTTTTGAGGAGCTTGGGTTGTACTACATAGGCCCAGTGGATGGACACAATATTGAGGATCTAATATGTGTTCTGCAAGAAGTTGCTTCCCTGGATTCAATGGGACCCGTCTTGGTACATGTGATAACTGATGAAAATCAGGGAGATGAAAACAATCAGAAAAGTCACATAACAGATAGGCAACAAGATGGTGGCATTTCTTTTG ATCCTTTTAAATATGATTCGTCAGATAATGTTGTTCGGCCTCAAACATATGGCGATTGCTTTGTGGAGACTTTGGTTGCAGAAGCAGAGAAAGACAAAGATATTGTGGTTGTTCATGCTGGAATAGCGATGGAGTCATCCCTTGAATTGTTTCAGGGGAAATTTCCAGATAGGATTTTTGATGTGGGAATGGCCGAGCAACATGCAGTCACCTTTGCTTCTGGTTTGGCATGTGGTGGATTGAAGCCATTTTGCATTATACCTTCTTCCTTTCTGCAAAGAGCCTATGATCAG GTGATACACGATGTTGATCAACAGAGAATTCCAGTGCGCTTTGTCATTACAAGTGCAGGATTGGTAGGTTCTGATGGTCCCCTCCAATGTGGAGCATTTGATATAACCTTTATGTCATGCTTACCAAACATGATTGTCATGGCACCATCTGATGAGGTTGAACTCACCCACATGGTAGCTACTGCTACTCGTATCAACGATCAACCAGTCTGCTTTCGCTATCCAAGGGGTGCCCTGGTTGGGAAAGGCTACACTGGAGGAGATGGAGTCCCCATCAAG ATTGGGAGAGGAAGAGTTCTTGTTGAGGGTAAAGATGTTGCTTTCCTAGGGTACGGATCGATGGTTCAGAACTGCCTAAAGGCTCATTCACTCCTTGCAAAACTTGGCATTGAGGTGACTGTTGCTGATGCAAGGTTCTGCAAGCCCCTTGACATCAAACTTCTGAGGCAGCTGTGTAAACATCACTCTTTTCTAATCACTGTCGAGGAAGGATCTATTGGAGGATTTGGTTCCCATGTTGCCGAGTTTATTGCAGTTAATGGACTGCTGGATGGAAGAATTAAG TGGCGACCAATTGTCTTACCTGACAGATATATTGAACATGCATCACCAAATGAACAGCTTGACCAAGCGGGGTTGAGTGGACACCATATTGCTGCCACTGCACTGAGTTTGCTCGGCCGTACACGGGAAGCTCTGCAGTTTATGTGTTCCTCCTGA
- the LOC114162294 gene encoding boron transporter 4-like isoform X2, producing the protein MEAPFKGIIEDFKGRYQCYKQDWICDICSGPSTWAPTFYIFFASALPVIVFGQQLHRDTDGTMGIVETMASTAICGIIHSIFGGQPLLILGVAEPTVIMYTYLFSICQKTPGLGRELFMAVLSWVCVWTGIFLVVLAVFNACSIISRFTRIAGELFGMLITVLFFQEAIKGLIEEFNTVKDEDPSAEEFQFQWLYTNGLLAIIFGFGLLFTALVSRRARSWRYGTGWLRGLIADYGIPLMVVLWTALSYAVPKKVPDGVPRRLVSPLPWEPKSLYHWTVVKDMWKVPPSYVFGSTVPALMIAGLYFFDHSVASQMAQQKKFNLQKPTAYHYDVFLLGIMTLICGFLGLPPSNGVLPQSPMHTKSLAVLRKKVKESETSKQAVTKSRNNDDPEASLEEKHKDEYLPVEVHEQRVTNLLQSLLVGLSILAMPVIREIPTSVLWGYFAYMAIDSLPGNQFWERILLLFITPSRRYKIFEGSHASFVEDVPFKTIATFTLLQLGYFLICYGVTWIPYVGVLFPVPFFLLIFIRERVLPKIFKPNHLEELDASGYEEIVGAPPALKMDMEQDTDTVGSEEDFCDAEILDEMTTHRGELKLITTSRNHSFSDDRHIHVCPRDAV; encoded by the exons ATGGAAGCACCATTTAAGGGAATAATTGAAGATTTCAAGGGAAGATATCAATGCTATAAACAAGATTGGATTTGTGATATCTGTTCTGGTCCAAG CACATGGGCTCCAACTTTCTACATATTCTTTGCCTCTGCCCTCCCTGTTATTGTTTTTGGACAGCAACTTCACAGGGATACTG ATGGAACTATGGGCATAGTGGAAACAATGGCATCTACTGCTATTTGTGGAATTATCCACTCAATATTTGGTGGCCAACCTTTGTTGATTTTAGGAGTTGCTGAACCCACTGTCATAATGTACACTTACTTGTTCAGTATTTGCCAAAAAACCCCTGGACTGGGTAGAGAGCTCTTTATGGCTGTGCTTAGTTG GGTTTGTGTTTGGACGGGAATCTTCCTGGTGGTGCTTGCAGTTTTTAATGCTTGCTCAATCATCTCAAGGTTTACAAGAATTGCTGGGGAGTTATTTGGCATGCTCATAACTGTTCTTTTCTTTCAAGAGGCTATAAAG GGATTGATAGAGGAGTTCAACACAGTCAAGGACGAAGATCCTTCTGCAGAGGAATTTCAATTCCAGTGGCTGTATACAAATGGATTACTTGCAATCATTTTCGGTTTTGGATTACTTTTCACTGCCCTAGTAAGCAGAAGAGCAAGATCGTGGAGATATGGAACAG GGTGGCTACGAGGACTTATAGCAGATTATGGGATTCCATTGATGGTAGTGTTATGGACTGCACTATCTTATGCTGTACCAAAAAAAGTTCCAGATGGCGTTCCTAGAAGGCTTGTTTCTCCTCTACCCTGGGAACCTAAATCACTCTATCACTGGACAGTTGTGAAG GATATGTGGAAGGTACCCCCATCTTATGTATTTGGGTCAACTGTTCCAGCTCTGATGATAGCAGGCTTATACTTTTTTGATCACAGTGTAGCTTCGCAGATGGCACAACAGAAAAAATTTAACCTTCAAAAACCAACAGCCTACCACTATGATGTTTTCCTGCTTGGAATAATG ACTCTGATTTGTGGGTTCCTTGGCCTTCCTCCTTCAAATGGAGTCCTTCCACAGTCCCCCATGCATACAAAGAGTTTAGCAGTTCTGAGGAAGAAG GTTAAAGAGTCGGAGACTTCAAAGCAAGCTGTAACGAAATCTAGGAACAATGATGATCCAGAAGCAAGTTTGGAGGAGAAACACAAAGATGAATATCTACCAGTCGAGGTTCATGAGCAAAGAGTGACCAACCTTTTGCAGTCTCTCCTGGTCGGTCTCTCAATCCTAGCCATGCCTGTAATCAGAGAGATACCAACCTCTGTTCTATGGGGATATTTTGCTTACATGGCAATTGATAGTCTCCCAGGAAATCAGTTCTGGGAAAGGATATTGCTCCTCTTCATCACCCCAAGCCGCCGTTACAA AATTTTTGAAGGTTCTCATGCCTCTTTTGTGGAAGATGTACCATTCAAGACCATAGCTACATTTACACTCTTACAGTTaggatattttttaatatgttacgGGGTGACTTGGATTCCTTATGTTGGAGTACTGTTCCCTgtaccattcttccttctcatATTCATAAGAGAACGCGTGCTTCCAAAGATATTCAAGCCTAACCATCTCGAAGAACTAGATGCTTCTGGGTACGAGGAAATTGTTGGAGCTCCACCTGCTTTGAAAATG GATATGGAGCAAGATACTGATACTGTAGGAAGCGAAGAGGACTTCTGCGATGCAGAGATATTAGATGAGATGACAACCCACAGGGGAGAGTTGAAACTGATAACTACCAGCAGAAATCATAGCTTCAGTGATGACAGACACATTCAC GTTTGTCCTAGAGATGCTGTCTGA
- the LOC114162294 gene encoding probable boron transporter 7 isoform X1 yields MEAPFKGIIEDFKGRYQCYKQDWICDICSGPSTWAPTFYIFFASALPVIVFGQQLHRDTDGTMGIVETMASTAICGIIHSIFGGQPLLILGVAEPTVIMYTYLFSICQKTPGLGRELFMAVLSWVCVWTGIFLVVLAVFNACSIISRFTRIAGELFGMLITVLFFQEAIKGLIEEFNTVKDEDPSAEEFQFQWLYTNGLLAIIFGFGLLFTALVSRRARSWRYGTGWLRGLIADYGIPLMVVLWTALSYAVPKKVPDGVPRRLVSPLPWEPKSLYHWTVVKDMWKVPPSYVFGSTVPALMIAGLYFFDHSVASQMAQQKKFNLQKPTAYHYDVFLLGIMTLICGFLGLPPSNGVLPQSPMHTKSLAVLRKKVKESETSKQAVTKSRNNDDPEASLEEKHKDEYLPVEVHEQRVTNLLQSLLVGLSILAMPVIREIPTSVLWGYFAYMAIDSLPGNQFWERILLLFITPSRRYKIFEGSHASFVEDVPFKTIATFTLLQLGYFLICYGVTWIPYVGVLFPVPFFLLIFIRERVLPKIFKPNHLEELDASGYEEIVGAPPALKMDMEQDTDTVGSEEDFCDAEILDEMTTHRGELKLITTSRNHSFSDDRHIHVNDFYRIFKVSIYCTCLVFTVFVWWTCTGLS; encoded by the exons ATGGAAGCACCATTTAAGGGAATAATTGAAGATTTCAAGGGAAGATATCAATGCTATAAACAAGATTGGATTTGTGATATCTGTTCTGGTCCAAG CACATGGGCTCCAACTTTCTACATATTCTTTGCCTCTGCCCTCCCTGTTATTGTTTTTGGACAGCAACTTCACAGGGATACTG ATGGAACTATGGGCATAGTGGAAACAATGGCATCTACTGCTATTTGTGGAATTATCCACTCAATATTTGGTGGCCAACCTTTGTTGATTTTAGGAGTTGCTGAACCCACTGTCATAATGTACACTTACTTGTTCAGTATTTGCCAAAAAACCCCTGGACTGGGTAGAGAGCTCTTTATGGCTGTGCTTAGTTG GGTTTGTGTTTGGACGGGAATCTTCCTGGTGGTGCTTGCAGTTTTTAATGCTTGCTCAATCATCTCAAGGTTTACAAGAATTGCTGGGGAGTTATTTGGCATGCTCATAACTGTTCTTTTCTTTCAAGAGGCTATAAAG GGATTGATAGAGGAGTTCAACACAGTCAAGGACGAAGATCCTTCTGCAGAGGAATTTCAATTCCAGTGGCTGTATACAAATGGATTACTTGCAATCATTTTCGGTTTTGGATTACTTTTCACTGCCCTAGTAAGCAGAAGAGCAAGATCGTGGAGATATGGAACAG GGTGGCTACGAGGACTTATAGCAGATTATGGGATTCCATTGATGGTAGTGTTATGGACTGCACTATCTTATGCTGTACCAAAAAAAGTTCCAGATGGCGTTCCTAGAAGGCTTGTTTCTCCTCTACCCTGGGAACCTAAATCACTCTATCACTGGACAGTTGTGAAG GATATGTGGAAGGTACCCCCATCTTATGTATTTGGGTCAACTGTTCCAGCTCTGATGATAGCAGGCTTATACTTTTTTGATCACAGTGTAGCTTCGCAGATGGCACAACAGAAAAAATTTAACCTTCAAAAACCAACAGCCTACCACTATGATGTTTTCCTGCTTGGAATAATG ACTCTGATTTGTGGGTTCCTTGGCCTTCCTCCTTCAAATGGAGTCCTTCCACAGTCCCCCATGCATACAAAGAGTTTAGCAGTTCTGAGGAAGAAG GTTAAAGAGTCGGAGACTTCAAAGCAAGCTGTAACGAAATCTAGGAACAATGATGATCCAGAAGCAAGTTTGGAGGAGAAACACAAAGATGAATATCTACCAGTCGAGGTTCATGAGCAAAGAGTGACCAACCTTTTGCAGTCTCTCCTGGTCGGTCTCTCAATCCTAGCCATGCCTGTAATCAGAGAGATACCAACCTCTGTTCTATGGGGATATTTTGCTTACATGGCAATTGATAGTCTCCCAGGAAATCAGTTCTGGGAAAGGATATTGCTCCTCTTCATCACCCCAAGCCGCCGTTACAA AATTTTTGAAGGTTCTCATGCCTCTTTTGTGGAAGATGTACCATTCAAGACCATAGCTACATTTACACTCTTACAGTTaggatattttttaatatgttacgGGGTGACTTGGATTCCTTATGTTGGAGTACTGTTCCCTgtaccattcttccttctcatATTCATAAGAGAACGCGTGCTTCCAAAGATATTCAAGCCTAACCATCTCGAAGAACTAGATGCTTCTGGGTACGAGGAAATTGTTGGAGCTCCACCTGCTTTGAAAATG GATATGGAGCAAGATACTGATACTGTAGGAAGCGAAGAGGACTTCTGCGATGCAGAGATATTAGATGAGATGACAACCCACAGGGGAGAGTTGAAACTGATAACTACCAGCAGAAATCATAGCTTCAGTGATGACAGACACATTCACGTAAATGACTTTTATAGAATCTTTAAGGTTTCGATTTACTGTACTTGTCTAGTATTTACTGTGTTTGTGTGGTGGACTTGCACAGGTTTGTCCTAG